Proteins encoded in a region of the Natronorubrum halophilum genome:
- a CDS encoding ethanolamine ammonia-lyase reactivating factor EutA yields MTDSRGTLTSIGVDVGTTTTHAVISRLRVETPPGGAAGPEIADREIVYRGAVRETPLLDPETIDVDRVAALVGRDLEAAGVTPDEIDTGAVIVTGETARRANAEPLVHQLAEDAGRFVAATAGASLEAVLAGRGSGAAARAGETGGLVANVDVGGGTTNVAIFDGNDSGGDGTGADSDGVTVRETRCLDVGGRLVAFDDRRRVVSLSSPARTLVEALDLPIETGTSPVESALEKLVAAMADRIVDLCTGPPFDDLTRALAIGHLPDESLALDGVVFSGGVGRLVESPPDDPFAWGDLGGSLAAALADHPQVRSWPVCESAEDIRATVVGAGTESTTLSGRTVSLERSMLPLRNVPVSAVPGVSECSDAALERRFEERVGRLLERHDPDEVDAVALSIDDVGPLAYDRLRAVADALAPALAALSPSLAVVVVTRQNCAKVLGQVLRRRTDRSLLVLDELVVRDGDFLDVGEPISGGESVPVVVKTLAFGG; encoded by the coding sequence ATGACCGACTCCCGTGGAACGCTCACCAGTATCGGCGTTGACGTCGGGACGACCACCACGCACGCCGTTATCAGTCGCCTCCGCGTCGAGACGCCGCCCGGTGGAGCCGCCGGTCCCGAAATCGCGGACCGCGAGATCGTGTATCGGGGCGCGGTTCGCGAGACGCCGCTGCTCGATCCGGAGACGATCGACGTCGATCGAGTCGCCGCGCTCGTCGGCCGCGACCTCGAGGCGGCGGGCGTCACGCCCGACGAAATCGATACGGGGGCCGTCATCGTCACCGGCGAGACCGCCCGTCGGGCGAACGCCGAGCCGCTCGTCCACCAACTGGCCGAAGACGCCGGCCGGTTCGTCGCCGCGACGGCCGGCGCGTCGCTCGAGGCGGTCCTCGCGGGGCGGGGCTCCGGCGCGGCGGCTCGCGCCGGAGAGACGGGTGGACTGGTCGCCAACGTCGACGTCGGCGGCGGAACGACCAACGTTGCGATCTTCGACGGGAACGACTCCGGTGGGGACGGGACCGGCGCCGACAGCGACGGTGTCACGGTCAGGGAAACCCGCTGTCTCGACGTCGGCGGCCGGCTCGTCGCGTTCGACGACCGGCGACGCGTCGTCTCCCTCTCGTCGCCCGCTCGAACGCTCGTGGAGGCACTCGACCTGCCGATCGAGACGGGCACGTCTCCCGTCGAGTCCGCCCTCGAGAAACTGGTCGCTGCGATGGCCGATCGGATCGTCGATCTCTGTACGGGGCCGCCGTTCGACGATCTCACTCGAGCCCTCGCGATCGGCCACCTCCCCGACGAGTCGCTCGCGCTGGACGGCGTCGTTTTCAGCGGCGGCGTCGGTCGACTCGTCGAATCGCCGCCCGACGACCCGTTCGCGTGGGGCGATCTCGGCGGTTCCCTGGCGGCTGCACTCGCGGATCACCCGCAGGTCCGATCGTGGCCGGTGTGCGAGTCCGCGGAGGACATCCGGGCGACCGTCGTCGGTGCCGGAACGGAGTCGACGACGCTCAGCGGCCGGACCGTCTCGCTCGAGCGATCGATGCTCCCGCTGCGAAACGTGCCCGTTTCGGCGGTTCCGGGCGTCTCCGAGTGTTCGGATGCGGCGCTCGAGCGACGCTTCGAGGAGCGCGTTGGTCGATTACTCGAGCGTCACGATCCCGACGAGGTCGACGCGGTCGCGCTCTCGATCGACGACGTCGGGCCGCTCGCGTACGACCGACTGCGAGCGGTCGCCGACGCGCTCGCCCCCGCGCTCGCGGCGCTTTCGCCGTCGCTCGCGGTCGTCGTCGTCACGCGGCAGAACTGCGCGAAGGTGCTCGGACAGGTGCTCCGCCGCCGAACGGATCGTTCCCTCCTCGTCCTCGACGAACTCGTTGTCCGCGACGGCGACTTCCTCGACGTCGGCGAACCGATATCGGGCGGCGAGAGCGTTCCCGTCGTCGTGAAGACGCTGGCGTTCGGGGGGTAA
- the eutC gene encoding ethanolamine ammonia-lyase subunit EutC: MASDSNRTHDADSTDDPTDVTDSGNEQDGASTAGHDEQDDELRRRIADRTPTRLGVGRAGPRPTTDSLLEFRADHGVARDAVHSRVDDATIDDLGLVPLRTRVADTDQYLARPDLGRELADESLERLRDECEHAPDVQIVVSDGLSSTAVETNVPELLAVLRDGLEARDVDVGTPVFVEFGRVDAMDAIGEELEADCCVTLIGERPGLRTAESLSAYLVYGPERGLPTAKKSVVSNIHDGGVPPVEAGAELVDLLAEMLEREASGIDLREDDREFTAE, encoded by the coding sequence ATGGCATCAGATTCCAATCGAACCCACGACGCCGATTCGACCGATGACCCTACTGACGTAACCGACTCGGGCAACGAGCAGGACGGTGCGTCGACTGCGGGCCACGACGAGCAGGACGACGAACTGCGCCGTCGCATCGCCGATCGAACCCCCACACGTCTGGGCGTGGGCCGCGCCGGCCCGCGACCCACGACGGACAGCCTCCTCGAGTTCCGCGCGGACCACGGCGTCGCACGCGACGCGGTCCACTCCCGGGTCGACGACGCCACCATCGACGACCTCGGGCTGGTACCGCTGCGAACGCGAGTCGCGGATACGGACCAGTATCTGGCCCGTCCCGATCTCGGGCGGGAACTCGCCGACGAGAGCCTCGAGCGGCTCCGAGACGAGTGCGAGCACGCACCCGATGTCCAGATCGTCGTCAGCGACGGGCTCTCCTCGACGGCCGTCGAGACGAACGTTCCGGAGCTATTGGCGGTCCTGCGGGACGGCCTCGAGGCCCGCGACGTCGACGTCGGCACGCCGGTTTTCGTCGAGTTCGGCCGCGTCGACGCCATGGACGCGATCGGCGAGGAACTCGAGGCCGACTGCTGCGTCACGCTCATCGGGGAACGTCCCGGCCTCAGAACCGCCGAAAGCCTGAGCGCGTACCTCGTCTACGGTCCGGAGCGCGGACTCCCGACGGCGAAGAAGTCCGTCGTCTCGAACATCCACGACGGCGGGGTACCGCCGGTCGAGGCCGGTGCCGAACTCGTCGACCTGCTCGCCGAGATGCTCGAGCGGGAGGCCAGCGGCATCGACCTTCGCGAAGACGACCGCGAGTTCACGGCGGAGTAA
- a CDS encoding ethanolamine ammonia-lyase subunit EutB produces MSIQTTHSSAGDRFDSIVEVLAKANEPKTGDELAGIAAESDAERVAAKRALAGVRLETLRENPVVPSDEDEVTRVIQDAVREPIYDEIREWTVADLREFLVDSATGDREIAAIRPGLTSEMIAAVTKLMSNMDLVLVTAKMEVTARCNTTIGEAGTLSFRLQPNDPADDVDNIIDATREGLAYGTGDAVIGVNPVTDTVETTTRVLEATHDFIEEWNVPTQNCCLSHVTTQMDAMREGAPADLVFQSLAGTEAGNDEFGVDVALLDEAHDLAQRRCTSSGPNVTYFETGQGAELSGDAHHGVDQLTLEARCYGLARRYDPFLVNTVVGFIGPEYLYDGQQVIRAGLEDVFMGQLHGISMGIDACYTNHIQADQNDIENLAVLLAAAGTNYFITVPMGDDVMLNYQSNSYHDAAALWELFDLEPTAPFRDWLAEMGLWRDGRLTDRAGDPTIFT; encoded by the coding sequence ATGTCTATTCAAACCACACATTCGTCGGCCGGAGACCGGTTCGACTCAATCGTCGAGGTCCTCGCCAAGGCCAACGAGCCGAAGACGGGCGACGAGCTAGCGGGCATCGCGGCCGAATCGGACGCCGAACGGGTCGCCGCAAAACGCGCGCTCGCCGGCGTGCGCCTCGAGACGCTCCGCGAGAACCCGGTCGTTCCGTCCGACGAGGACGAGGTAACGCGAGTCATTCAGGACGCCGTGCGAGAGCCGATATACGACGAGATCAGGGAGTGGACCGTCGCCGATCTCCGGGAGTTTCTCGTCGACAGCGCGACCGGCGACCGCGAGATCGCGGCGATCCGCCCCGGTCTCACCAGCGAGATGATCGCGGCGGTGACGAAACTCATGTCGAACATGGACCTCGTGCTCGTCACCGCCAAGATGGAAGTCACGGCCCGCTGCAACACGACGATTGGCGAGGCCGGCACCCTCTCGTTTCGACTCCAGCCCAACGATCCCGCGGACGACGTGGATAACATCATCGACGCGACGCGCGAGGGGCTAGCCTACGGCACCGGCGACGCCGTGATCGGCGTCAACCCGGTCACGGACACCGTCGAGACCACGACGCGGGTTCTGGAGGCGACCCACGACTTCATCGAGGAGTGGAACGTTCCCACGCAGAACTGCTGTCTCTCCCACGTGACGACCCAGATGGACGCGATGCGGGAGGGCGCGCCGGCCGACCTCGTCTTCCAGAGCCTCGCCGGCACCGAGGCCGGCAACGACGAGTTCGGGGTCGACGTCGCCCTCCTCGACGAGGCTCACGACCTCGCCCAGCGCCGCTGTACCTCGTCGGGACCGAACGTCACGTACTTCGAGACGGGACAGGGCGCTGAGCTCTCGGGCGACGCCCACCACGGCGTCGATCAACTCACCCTCGAGGCCCGCTGTTACGGCCTCGCGCGGCGCTACGACCCGTTCCTCGTCAACACCGTCGTCGGCTTCATCGGCCCGGAGTACCTCTACGACGGCCAGCAGGTCATCCGGGCCGGCCTCGAGGACGTGTTCATGGGCCAACTCCACGGCATCTCGATGGGGATCGACGCCTGCTACACGAACCACATTCAGGCCGACCAGAACGACATCGAAAACCTCGCCGTCCTGCTCGCGGCGGCGGGGACGAACTACTTCATCACGGTGCCGATGGGCGACGACGTAATGTTGAACTACCAGTCGAACAGCTACCACGACGCCGCGGCGCTGTGGGAACTGTTTGACCTCGAGCCGACGGCCCCATTTCGGGACTGGCTCGCCGAGATGGGCCTCTGGCGCGACGGCCGACTGACCGACCGCGCGGGCGATCCGACGATCTTCACGTGA
- a CDS encoding MFS transporter: MNRAHVWTAAIFLFVFGDAMAMQARGPLLASLEGSFGVSEAALGLVAPAGTTGFVVAIVVTGILAGRLRMRWTLLLGVLGVGAALVLMAGAPLYSLFLLALLAQGAAAGVFRGLDRVVLSHLHTARRGRIFTAYALVWAIGAVIGPQVVSTVLAVASWRVVFLVIACCFVPVAVVASRVDLPAMDAERSISLDALRALLRRPAVIGSCTGMFLVGSVEGIMFTWLAYYASGFYGTATANLLLSAYLLAYVPARAGYTVAVERVPYLTLLFAATLPAIPALALTFSGITGPPLFLAVFVAGAGLSSGFPTLSAYAVEAAPEYSGPLAALTAGATYAGIAIAPAVVGVLAEWYGIGRGLWLAVGFAAALSVTIVVTWAWTGTANAPTAGTTAE, translated from the coding sequence ATGAACCGGGCGCACGTCTGGACGGCGGCGATCTTCCTGTTCGTCTTCGGTGACGCGATGGCGATGCAAGCTCGAGGACCGCTCCTCGCCAGCCTCGAGGGGAGTTTCGGCGTCTCCGAGGCCGCGCTCGGGCTGGTCGCGCCCGCCGGAACGACCGGCTTCGTCGTCGCCATCGTCGTGACGGGAATCCTCGCCGGCCGGCTTCGAATGCGGTGGACCCTGCTCCTGGGCGTCCTCGGCGTCGGCGCTGCGCTCGTCCTGATGGCGGGTGCGCCGCTGTACTCCCTCTTTTTGCTCGCGCTGCTCGCACAGGGGGCGGCGGCCGGGGTGTTTCGCGGCCTCGATCGGGTCGTGTTGAGCCACCTGCACACCGCCCGACGGGGTCGGATCTTCACCGCCTACGCGCTCGTCTGGGCGATCGGTGCCGTCATCGGTCCCCAGGTCGTCAGCACCGTGCTCGCCGTGGCCAGTTGGCGAGTCGTCTTCCTCGTCATCGCCTGCTGTTTCGTGCCGGTCGCCGTCGTCGCGAGCCGCGTCGACCTCCCCGCGATGGATGCCGAGCGATCGATCTCGCTGGACGCGCTTCGCGCGCTGCTTCGACGACCTGCCGTCATCGGTTCCTGTACTGGCATGTTTCTCGTCGGCAGTGTGGAGGGGATCATGTTCACCTGGCTTGCCTACTACGCGAGCGGCTTCTACGGGACGGCAACGGCCAATCTGCTGCTGTCGGCGTACCTGCTGGCGTACGTCCCCGCGCGGGCCGGCTACACGGTCGCCGTCGAGCGCGTTCCCTACCTGACGCTACTGTTCGCGGCGACGCTGCCCGCGATCCCGGCGCTCGCACTCACGTTTTCCGGGATCACCGGCCCGCCACTGTTTCTCGCCGTCTTCGTCGCCGGCGCGGGGCTCTCCAGCGGATTCCCGACGCTGTCGGCGTACGCCGTCGAGGCTGCACCGGAGTACAGCGGGCCGCTCGCCGCCCTGACCGCCGGTGCGACGTACGCCGGAATCGCGATCGCCCCCGCCGTCGTGGGCGTCCTCGCGGAGTGGTACGGCATCGGTCGGGGGCTGTGGCTCGCCGTCGGATTCGCGGCTGCGCTCTCGGTGACGATCGTCGTAACGTGGGCCTGGACGGGCACGGCGAACGCGCCGACGGCTGGGACGACCGCAGAGTGA
- a CDS encoding aldehyde ferredoxin oxidoreductase family protein, whose amino-acid sequence MKHVRGPLCTVDLGGQTAETAEIDDLLESFLGGRALGTKLAHDRIPFDADPLGAENRLFFATGPLQHSTMSFTGRMSVTGVSPLTDGLLSSNAGGFLSRNFTGTGYSAVEITGESDELVIVHVTDEGVEFEPVPDLEEATVSETCEYIEDEHGLESEHTVVIGPGGENQVRFASIMTSKERAFGRGGLGAVLGAKNVKAITFDGDSTHEVEIPPVQMEIHGEAAKADHPMKRSGTTTMTEFANMVEALPSYYFSELSFEGAEGIGGDAVAEKKYKKGTCSACAFACKLPTRDEESGLETEGPEYETVMAFGSNSGVDDIVDVMKSNKLCDEYGLDTISAGDTVAAYLASEDEFGNVDLIHDLVEKIAYREGVGDTLAEGIDRVHDDLGVENWTVKGMEFPAHDGRTLNGQGLAFATSNRGADHMYAEFYPYEYPLVDAEDAFDKEGLENKPPKVIELENVNAIKDSGVLCKFSRDFITPERLESLLDADYDDLLELGGEVVSLERHFNNQRGFDRSDDTVPYEIPEFERGLAEYYEERGWNDDGTVPDGRFSSDTAAPADD is encoded by the coding sequence ATGAAACACGTACGAGGACCGCTGTGTACGGTCGACCTCGGGGGGCAAACGGCCGAGACTGCGGAGATCGACGATCTCCTCGAGTCGTTCCTCGGCGGGCGTGCACTCGGGACGAAACTCGCACACGACCGGATCCCGTTCGACGCGGATCCGCTGGGGGCGGAGAACCGATTGTTCTTCGCGACCGGCCCGCTCCAGCACTCGACGATGAGCTTCACCGGTCGGATGTCGGTGACGGGCGTCTCGCCGCTGACCGACGGGTTGCTCTCCTCGAACGCCGGGGGATTCCTCTCGCGAAACTTCACCGGGACGGGCTACAGCGCCGTCGAAATCACCGGCGAGAGCGACGAACTCGTCATCGTTCACGTCACCGACGAGGGCGTCGAGTTCGAGCCGGTTCCCGACCTCGAGGAGGCGACGGTCTCTGAGACCTGCGAGTACATCGAAGACGAACACGGGCTCGAGTCCGAACACACGGTCGTCATCGGACCCGGCGGCGAGAATCAGGTCCGGTTCGCGTCGATCATGACCTCGAAGGAGAGAGCCTTCGGCCGCGGCGGACTGGGTGCCGTCCTCGGTGCGAAGAACGTCAAGGCGATCACGTTCGACGGCGACTCGACCCACGAAGTCGAGATTCCGCCGGTCCAGATGGAGATTCACGGCGAGGCGGCCAAGGCGGACCACCCGATGAAGCGGTCTGGAACGACCACCATGACGGAGTTCGCGAACATGGTCGAAGCGCTGCCGAGCTACTACTTCTCCGAACTGTCGTTCGAGGGGGCCGAAGGGATCGGCGGCGACGCGGTCGCCGAAAAGAAGTACAAGAAAGGCACCTGTTCGGCCTGCGCCTTCGCCTGCAAACTCCCGACCCGAGACGAGGAATCGGGCCTCGAGACCGAAGGCCCCGAGTACGAGACGGTCATGGCCTTCGGCTCGAACTCCGGCGTCGACGACATCGTCGACGTGATGAAATCCAACAAGCTCTGCGACGAGTACGGGCTCGACACCATCTCCGCCGGCGACACCGTCGCGGCGTACCTCGCCAGCGAAGACGAGTTCGGAAACGTCGACCTCATCCACGACCTCGTCGAGAAAATCGCCTACCGCGAGGGCGTCGGCGACACGCTCGCGGAGGGGATCGACCGCGTCCACGACGACCTCGGCGTCGAGAACTGGACCGTCAAGGGGATGGAGTTCCCCGCCCACGACGGCCGCACGCTGAACGGCCAGGGACTCGCCTTCGCCACCTCGAACCGCGGCGCCGACCACATGTACGCCGAGTTCTACCCCTACGAGTACCCGCTCGTCGACGCCGAGGACGCCTTCGACAAGGAGGGTCTCGAGAACAAACCGCCGAAGGTCATCGAACTCGAGAACGTCAACGCGATCAAAGACAGCGGCGTCCTCTGTAAGTTCTCGCGGGACTTCATTACCCCCGAGCGCCTCGAGTCGCTGCTCGACGCCGACTACGACGACCTCCTCGAACTCGGCGGCGAGGTCGTCTCGCTCGAGCGCCACTTCAACAACCAGCGCGGGTTCGATCGGAGCGACGACACCGTCCCCTACGAGATTCCGGAGTTCGAACGGGGACTCGCGGAGTACTACGAGGAACGCGGCTGGAACGACGACGGGACGGTCCCTGACGGTCGGTTCAGCAGTGACACGGCCGCTCCGGCCGACGACTGA
- a CDS encoding DUF2391 family protein: MSRSTGRRDDTTIGELYEQLETLEETVDDPAERKEVHRTMTLVDRLSHNGMVNRVITRFTGKDKAEAFVGSIIVGIPLLVEDGVIEIGAFLAETPTFLVANLALAVSLVVGILYVADFREVQINNPYFGVIPRRPVWVLGIAFVTATMMMTLWGRVAWDEPWVNLCQVSVVFTGMAIGGSLGDILPGEEERVRSE; encoded by the coding sequence ATGTCACGATCGACGGGGCGGCGCGATGACACCACGATCGGCGAACTCTACGAGCAACTCGAGACGCTGGAGGAAACCGTCGACGATCCGGCGGAGCGAAAAGAGGTACACCGAACGATGACCCTGGTCGACCGGCTCTCGCACAACGGGATGGTCAATCGGGTGATCACCCGGTTTACGGGCAAGGACAAAGCGGAGGCGTTCGTCGGCAGCATCATCGTCGGGATACCCTTACTCGTCGAGGACGGCGTCATCGAGATCGGCGCGTTCCTCGCCGAGACGCCGACGTTTCTCGTCGCGAACCTGGCGCTCGCCGTCTCGCTCGTCGTCGGGATTCTCTACGTCGCCGACTTCCGGGAGGTACAGATCAACAATCCCTACTTCGGCGTGATCCCGCGCCGGCCGGTGTGGGTGCTCGGAATCGCGTTCGTGACCGCAACGATGATGATGACGCTGTGGGGGCGAGTGGCGTGGGACGAGCCCTGGGTCAACCTCTGTCAGGTGTCGGTGGTCTTTACCGGGATGGCGATCGGCGGCTCGCTGGGTGATATCCTTCCCGGCGAGGAAGAGCGCGTGCGGAGTGAGTAA
- a CDS encoding twin-arginine translocation signal domain-containing protein has product MERPSRRSFLTGSAVAAAGLAGITGGSYAEQFDGLDADLPDSVAGALALLPSESAADTDYRTVLLADVADAEGEDEYGYEVREVLRSFDDLDVGDVSHVAAARVAEHSGQIGVVVGSFDRLEPGEKTDERGDWRFAKATDRAYATTEGRAVVVHSEEPADLATAAVDVDTDDAATFLDGYEDAGVAFELLADQPLVYFVPDVDQAVFSGIGSDTLDAFAAGFADDPNAIDGTVENQYLLFPATGTDLDDETVERIVTELEPGVVAEIDVDHTPDLVHTTVVAEEPPERDREAAPDAQIDAELDHDESAVVFRHREGEPIDADTLELWHDGERSDEGPSAEFDVFEAGDELPVATDPIATVTLRWFDEDENAFYTYDSLLVGQDAFEVNYDFDAERLEIEYAGDREADPTKLNLRNYSDNRTETLEGFAGEYDALAAGDAITVENVGVGDRVSLELDVPNEPRDQPRQLVSHRVRPPRVFLHRRSDTGVVARYHDEQERDAAEFRLLVDGREAETQFADLVDTLERGDDLELGDYDVGTELLVEWTAPAEPMEVGDLVVRPDTRVAAEYDGEEGTLTFVHDDGEAVDAADLELRAAGERTDVQPGDEDDRFEPGDELTVEAEPFVNVALSWVPEDVDSEYTLSRTVTAADTFEADYDPDADEVELTYVGTRQADPARLGVRRRVPGSGDIDGPEPLFAEAHDTLTTDDAITLTDVEIDERINVVLNDSDGRHRRHFFDFTPEPRFAFSFESRAGNVVAVYHDEVSRAGAAFRVLANGDATDVQPADEHDTLEDGDVVDLGEFETGTELVVEWTVPDDPVEVTDHVIAPDADFEIVYDDENGTLTATHDGGDELAAADVRLHIRPARSEPIAWGDDGTIEEGDSRAVELETDPEAVFLVFRERELLDDEQFHD; this is encoded by the coding sequence ATGGAACGACCCTCCAGACGGAGCTTTCTTACCGGAAGCGCCGTCGCGGCTGCCGGCCTCGCCGGCATTACGGGCGGATCGTACGCAGAACAGTTCGACGGTCTCGACGCCGACCTCCCCGATAGCGTCGCGGGCGCGCTCGCGTTGCTCCCGTCGGAGTCGGCCGCGGATACCGACTACCGGACGGTGCTCCTCGCCGACGTGGCGGATGCCGAGGGCGAAGACGAGTACGGTTACGAAGTGCGGGAAGTCCTTCGATCGTTCGACGACCTCGACGTCGGCGACGTCTCCCACGTCGCCGCGGCCCGCGTCGCGGAGCACTCCGGACAGATCGGCGTCGTGGTCGGGTCGTTCGACCGGCTCGAGCCGGGTGAGAAGACCGACGAACGGGGCGATTGGCGGTTCGCGAAAGCGACCGATCGCGCGTACGCGACGACGGAAGGTCGTGCGGTAGTCGTCCATAGCGAGGAGCCAGCCGACCTGGCGACGGCGGCCGTCGATGTCGATACGGACGACGCCGCGACGTTTCTCGACGGCTACGAGGACGCCGGTGTGGCGTTCGAACTGCTCGCCGACCAGCCCCTCGTCTACTTCGTGCCCGACGTCGATCAGGCGGTTTTCTCCGGCATCGGTTCCGACACCCTCGACGCGTTCGCGGCCGGCTTTGCGGACGATCCGAACGCGATCGACGGAACCGTCGAGAACCAGTACCTGCTGTTTCCAGCCACCGGAACCGATCTCGACGACGAGACCGTCGAGCGGATCGTCACCGAACTTGAGCCCGGCGTCGTCGCCGAGATCGACGTCGATCACACCCCCGATCTCGTTCACACGACGGTGGTCGCCGAGGAGCCGCCGGAGCGCGACCGCGAGGCGGCACCCGACGCACAGATCGATGCCGAGCTCGATCACGACGAGAGCGCCGTCGTCTTCCGCCACCGCGAGGGCGAGCCGATCGACGCCGACACCCTCGAGCTGTGGCACGACGGTGAACGCTCCGATGAGGGGCCGTCCGCGGAGTTCGACGTCTTCGAAGCGGGAGACGAACTGCCCGTCGCCACCGATCCCATCGCCACGGTCACCCTCCGCTGGTTCGACGAGGACGAGAACGCGTTCTACACGTACGATAGTCTCCTCGTCGGGCAGGACGCCTTCGAGGTCAACTACGACTTCGACGCGGAGCGACTGGAGATCGAGTACGCCGGCGATCGGGAGGCCGACCCGACGAAGTTGAATCTCCGGAACTATTCCGACAACCGGACGGAAACGCTCGAGGGATTCGCCGGCGAGTACGACGCGCTGGCCGCGGGCGACGCGATCACCGTCGAGAACGTCGGCGTCGGCGACCGCGTCTCGCTGGAACTCGACGTGCCCAACGAGCCCCGCGACCAGCCGAGACAGTTGGTCAGCCACCGGGTGCGTCCGCCGCGGGTCTTCCTCCACCGCCGCTCGGATACGGGTGTCGTCGCTCGGTATCACGACGAGCAGGAGCGCGATGCCGCGGAGTTCCGCCTGCTCGTCGACGGCCGGGAAGCGGAGACGCAGTTCGCCGATCTCGTGGACACCCTCGAGCGCGGCGACGACCTCGAACTCGGCGACTACGACGTCGGTACGGAGCTACTCGTCGAGTGGACCGCGCCGGCAGAGCCGATGGAGGTCGGTGATCTGGTCGTGCGTCCGGACACGCGAGTCGCCGCGGAGTACGACGGCGAGGAGGGGACCCTGACGTTCGTCCACGACGACGGCGAGGCCGTCGACGCCGCCGACCTCGAACTGCGCGCCGCCGGCGAGCGGACGGATGTCCAGCCGGGCGACGAGGACGACCGATTCGAGCCGGGCGACGAGCTGACGGTCGAGGCGGAGCCGTTCGTGAACGTCGCCCTCTCGTGGGTTCCCGAGGATGTCGACTCCGAGTACACGCTTAGTCGGACGGTGACCGCCGCAGACACCTTCGAGGCCGACTACGATCCCGACGCCGACGAGGTGGAACTCACGTACGTCGGCACGCGGCAAGCCGATCCCGCACGACTGGGCGTCCGCCGCCGGGTTCCGGGTTCGGGCGATATCGACGGGCCGGAGCCGCTGTTCGCCGAGGCACACGACACGCTAACCACTGACGACGCAATCACGCTGACCGACGTCGAGATCGACGAGCGCATCAACGTCGTCCTCAACGATTCCGACGGCCGACACCGTCGCCACTTCTTCGACTTCACACCGGAGCCCAGATTCGCGTTCTCCTTCGAATCTCGAGCGGGGAACGTCGTCGCCGTCTACCATGACGAGGTCTCCCGGGCCGGCGCTGCGTTTCGGGTCCTCGCGAACGGCGACGCGACCGACGTTCAGCCGGCCGACGAGCACGATACACTCGAAGACGGCGACGTGGTCGATCTCGGTGAATTCGAGACGGGAACCGAACTCGTCGTCGAGTGGACCGTTCCGGACGACCCGGTCGAGGTGACCGACCACGTCATCGCTCCGGATGCCGACTTCGAAATCGTCTACGACGACGAAAACGGAACGCTGACCGCCACGCACGACGGCGGCGACGAACTCGCCGCCGCCGACGTCCGGTTGCACATCCGGCCTGCGCGGTCCGAACCGATAGCGTGGGGCGACGACGGCACCATCGAGGAGGGCGACAGCCGAGCGGTCGAACTCGAGACCGACCCGGAGGCCGTCTTCCTCGTCTTCCGCGAGCGCGAACTACTCGACGACGAGCAGTTTCACGACTGA